GCCACGCGCCTGCTGGACCGCATGGGCGCGTTCCTGAAGGCAGAGGCCCCCGCCGCCGGTGTCCTGCCCGAGTCGGCGCTGCCGCCGTCGATGGACGCGCTGCTGATGCTGGCGCACATGCCCGTCTTCCGCAACGAGCACGCGGAGGACATGAGCCGGCTGACCGCGTTCCTGATGCAGCCGGCGCCGTCGGGCGTGGTGAAGCAGCGCGTCGGCAAGACGACGCTCCCGCAGCCGCGCCTGATCATGGGCGACCCGCTGGTGGACGTCGGCGACCCGGACGGCAAGTCGATGCCGCGCGTCCTCGCCTGGCTGGAGCTGTTCGCGCGCCTGGGCATCCTGCGCCGCCACCAGCCATGGTGCGTCCTGCTGGATCGGCTGCTGGAGCTGCGCGACCACGAGGGCCGCTGGACGCGCCCCGTGGGCACACCGGCCCCGGATCCGCTCACCTGGCCCACGGCGCCCCTCGGGTCGCCGGCCGAGCGTGGCGAGTGGTCGGCGGACGCCACCTTCCGGCTCGCGCTCATCGCCCGCCTGTCCGGCCGGCCGCTCGAGCTGGTCTGAGGCGCGGACGGTCGCGCTGACGAAGGTCCTGCCCGGCCGCCGGCCGGCCGACGCGGTGTTCCCGGCGGGGCGCGCCGGGCATCGGGTGCGGCCGGTCATCCTCCCCGACGGGGAGCGCGTGCGCGTGGTGCACTGCCCGCCGCCGGCGGACGCGTCGGGTGACGTGCCCGCGGTCGTCTGCGTGCACGGATGGGGCTGCTCGGCGTTCAGCTTCAACCGGGTGCTGCGGCCGATCGCGGACGCGGGCTGCGACGTCTACGCGCCGGACCTGCGCGGGCACGGCTGGTCCGACAAGCCGCAGGACCTCGCGCGCTACACGCCCGAGGCGCTGGGCACCTGGCTGCTGCGGGTGGTGGATGCGCTGCGTCTGGAGCGCGCCGTGCTCGTGGGGCACTCGATGGGCGGCGCGGTCGTGCTGCACGCCGCGCTGCAGGCGCCGGCGCGCGCCGCGGGGCTCGTGCTGCTGGCACCGGTGGGCTTCGGCACCATCCCGCGCATCGGGCTGCTGCGCACGCTGACGCCCGACGCGCTGGTGCCGCTGCTGCCGTACCTGGCGTTCCGGGCGGTGGTCGACGTCGGGCTCCGCACCGGCTACGGCGCCATCGGCGCGCCGAGCGCGGACGACGTGGACGAGTACTGGGCACCGACCGCGGATCCGGCGTTCGCGCGCGCGGTGCGGCTGGTCGCGCACGCGTTCGACTGGAGCCCGACCGATCCGCGCGTGCTCGAGGGGCTGGCGTGTCCCGCGCACGTCGTGCTGGGGGAGCGCGACAACCTGATCTCGAGCCCGAGCGTGCGCGCGCACGTGGCGCGCGTCGCGGGGCTGCGCGTGGACGAGGTGCCGCGCGCCGGCCACGTGCTGCCGGAGGAGGTGCCGGACGCCGTCGTGCGCGCGGTGGTGGACGACGCGCGCGCGTGGTGGCGCCCCGATCGCGGCGCCTCCTAGCTCTCGCTAGCTTCGTTGCACATGGCTTCGATTCTCGCTCCCACCGCCGACGCGCCCGCCGAGGCGCCCATCGCCGAGGCGCCGCCTCCGACCTTCGCCGAGCTCGGGCTGGCCGAGCCGATCCTGCGCGCCGTGGCCGACCGCGGCTACGAGCGGCCGTCCCCGATCCAGGCGCAGGCGATCCCGGTGATCCTGCGCGGACGCGACATCATGGGCCTCGCGCAGACCGGCACCGGCAAGACGGCGGCGTTCTCGCTGCCGGTGGTGCACCGGCTGCTGGGCGGCCCGCGGCGCACGCGCGTGCTGGTGCTGACGCCTACGCGCGAGCTCTGCCTGCAGGTGGAGGCGAGCTTCCGCGCCTACAGCGAGCACGCGGAGCTGTCGGTGGTGGCGGTGTACGGCGGCGTGCCGTACGAGGTGCAGGAGGAGGCGCTGCGCGGCGGCGTGGA
This is a stretch of genomic DNA from Roseisolibacter agri. It encodes these proteins:
- a CDS encoding alpha/beta fold hydrolase — encoded protein: MRPVILPDGERVRVVHCPPPADASGDVPAVVCVHGWGCSAFSFNRVLRPIADAGCDVYAPDLRGHGWSDKPQDLARYTPEALGTWLLRVVDALRLERAVLVGHSMGGAVVLHAALQAPARAAGLVLLAPVGFGTIPRIGLLRTLTPDALVPLLPYLAFRAVVDVGLRTGYGAIGAPSADDVDEYWAPTADPAFARAVRLVAHAFDWSPTDPRVLEGLACPAHVVLGERDNLISSPSVRAHVARVAGLRVDEVPRAGHVLPEEVPDAVVRAVVDDARAWWRPDRGAS